In the Phaseolus vulgaris cultivar G19833 chromosome 7, P. vulgaris v2.0, whole genome shotgun sequence genome, one interval contains:
- the LOC137828870 gene encoding RING-H2 finger protein ATL16 yields the protein MDLASRRHLIYESQSQALSPVTSPGGSFFHPHQHSSSTSFPIIAIAIIGIMATAFLLVSYYIFVIKCCLNWHRIDILRRFSPSRRREDPSPMYSPGTETRGLDEAMIRLIPVIQYKTQGDGDSGECAVCLNEFQEDEKLRIIPNCSHVFHIDCIDVWLQSNANCPLCRTSISLTSRFHMEQLLALRSSSPPHQTPPRENLIGGDEDFVVIELGNIHDRNQNLQERGNGLELPLPTSHISSSTPRKLEHGNVQKKAMKLHKVTSMGDECIDIRAKDNQFSVQPIRRSFSMDSSGDRQFYLAVQEALRLQNRQVNEVSSTEGCSGSGNIRVKRSFFSFGHGSRSRSSVQPVSLEP from the coding sequence ATGGATCTTGCAAGCAGAAGACACTTGATTTATGAGTCACAATCACAAGCACTTTCTCCGGTCACAAGTCCAGGAGGTTCATTCTTTCATCCTCATCAACATTCTTCTAGCACTAGTTTTCCCATCATTGCAATTGCCATAATAGGAATAATGGCCACGGCTTTCTTGCTTGTGAGCTACTACATCTTTGTCATCAAATGCTGCCTCAATTGGCACAGAATCGATATTCTAAGACGTTTCTCTCCATCTAGAAGGCGTGAAGATCCATCACCAATGTACTCACCAGGCACAGAAACTCGTGGACTAGATGAGGCAATGATCCGGTTAATCCCAGTGATTCAATACAAGACACAAGGGGATGGAGACTCTGGAGAATGTGCTGTTTGCTTGAATGAGTTTCAGGAAGATGAGAAGCTCAGGATTATACCAAATTGCAGTCATGTGTTTCACATTGATTGCATAGATGTTTGGCTTCAGAGCAATGCCAATTGCCCTCTTTGTAGAACAAGCATTTCCTTGACAAGCAGATTCCACATGGAGCAGCTTCTTGCCCTAAGATCTTCTTCCCCTCCGCATCAGACTCCACCTCGGGAAAACCTCATTGGAGGTGATGAAGATTTTGTTGTGATTGAATTGGGCAATATCCATGATAGAAATCAAAATTTGCAAGAGAGAGGAAATGGTTTGGAGTTACCATTACCAACATCTCATATTAGTTCTTCTACGCCAAGGAAATTGGAACATGGAAATGTGCAGAAGAAAGCAATGAAACTGCATAAAGTGACGAGCATGGGAGATGAGTGTATTGATATTAGAGCAAAAGATAACCAGTTCTCAGTGCAACCAATCCGGAGGTCTTTCTCCATGGACTCATCAGGGGATAGACAGTTCTATTTAGCAGTTCAGGAAGCTCTGAGGCTGCAGAACAGGCAAGTCAATGAAGTCAGCTCCACTGAAGGCTGCAGTGGTAGTGGTAATATTAGAGTCAAGAGGTCATTCTTTTCCTTTGGACATGGAAGTAGATCCAGGAGTTCTGTGCAACCTGTTTCTTTGGAACCCTGA